One Euphorbia lathyris chromosome 1, ddEupLath1.1, whole genome shotgun sequence DNA segment encodes these proteins:
- the LOC136230429 gene encoding uncharacterized protein isoform X2, whose protein sequence is MRMELFHLAGFLGIIYRDLKLENISTSKVPEDILVKGVVGCRQVKIFFFTNSVFAEFGLADQNKKLGDIAASHLLNLWSGKASSGGASWKLS, encoded by the exons ATGAGGATGGAACTGTTTCACTTAGCAGGATTTCTAG GTATAATTTATAGAGACTTGAAGCTAGAAAATATTTCAACATCTAAG GTACCTGAAGATATTCTGGTTAAGGGAGTGGTTGGATGTAGGCAGGTGAAGATATTCTTTTTTACTAACTCTGTGTTTGCAGAATTTGGATTAGCagatcaaaataaaaagttgggTGATATTGCTGCTTCTCACTTGCTTAACTTATGGAGTGGTAAGGCTAGCAGTGGAGGCGCCTCTTGGAAACTCTCCTAA
- the LOC136230429 gene encoding uncharacterized protein isoform X3, producing MKGDRKSIIYRDLKLENISTSKVPEDILVKGVVGCRQVKIFFFTNSVFAEFGLADQNKKLGDIAASHLLNLWSGKASSGGASWKLS from the exons ATGAAGGGTGACAGAAAGA GTATAATTTATAGAGACTTGAAGCTAGAAAATATTTCAACATCTAAG GTACCTGAAGATATTCTGGTTAAGGGAGTGGTTGGATGTAGGCAGGTGAAGATATTCTTTTTTACTAACTCTGTGTTTGCAGAATTTGGATTAGCagatcaaaataaaaagttgggTGATATTGCTGCTTCTCACTTGCTTAACTTATGGAGTGGTAAGGCTAGCAGTGGAGGCGCCTCTTGGAAACTCTCCTAA
- the LOC136230429 gene encoding uncharacterized protein isoform X1, with translation MVPNHFPSTHDLLQFNGYSNQRFPASIPNCFNSLQFCVCFNWAWTSLNMLSTCIIYRDLKLENISTSKVPEDILVKGVVGCRQVKIFFFTNSVFAEFGLADQNKKLGDIAASHLLNLWSGKASSGGASWKLS, from the exons ATGGTACCAAACCATTTTCCATCCACGCACGACTTGCTTCAGTTCAATGGCTACTCTAATCAACGTTTTCCTGCGTCCATACCTAATTGTTTCAATTCTCTCCAAT TTTGTGTTTGTTTCAACTGGGCTTGGACCTCCTTAAACATGTTAAGCACTT GTATAATTTATAGAGACTTGAAGCTAGAAAATATTTCAACATCTAAG GTACCTGAAGATATTCTGGTTAAGGGAGTGGTTGGATGTAGGCAGGTGAAGATATTCTTTTTTACTAACTCTGTGTTTGCAGAATTTGGATTAGCagatcaaaataaaaagttgggTGATATTGCTGCTTCTCACTTGCTTAACTTATGGAGTGGTAAGGCTAGCAGTGGAGGCGCCTCTTGGAAACTCTCCTAA